The Nitrospira sp. sequence AGCGGATGGAACGGCAGCTGCGGTCTTACCGAGATGAACTGGAAGTGAAAGTCCGGGAGCGCACGAAGGAAATCGAAGAGACGAAGCAGTATCTAGAAAACCTGCTTGAAAATGCGAACGATGTCATTTACACGCTGGACACCGAACAGCGCTTCACTTACGTCAACAGTAAGATTGAAGCCTGGGGTTACCGGAAAGACGACCTCATTGGCCGGCCCTACCTGTCCCTGTTATCTAAGCGGCACCGGGGGCGCCGGCTCAAGAGCACGCTCGATATCGGCGCAAAGCAGGTGTACGAGGTCGAAGTGGTTACCCGCACGGGCGAGGCCCGGTCTGTTATGGTGAGTGTGTCGCCGTTGCACGGGGTGGACGGGGAGATACTTGGCGTCCTCGGGATCGCCCGCGATATGACCGACACGAAAAAACTGGAACAGCAAATCAGGAATTCGGAGAAATTGGCGTCCGTCGGCAAGCTCGCGGCGGGAGTGGCCCACGAGATCAACAATCCGTTAGGTGGCATCCTGAACTGCCTCTACAATCTCGGAAAGGGGACGATCGCACCGGCCCGGCGCGAGGAGTATTTGGCTTCGATGGAAGACGGATTGCACCGTGTGCAGAAGATCGTCCGGCAGTTGTTGGATTTCTCTCAGCAGCATCAGCCGGAGTTTGCGCCGGCCGACATCAACACGGTGATCGAACGGGTGCTGGTGCTGACGACCCATTTGTTCGCGCCGAATCGGATTGTGCTCGAGTCCTCTCTAGGCAACGGGTTGCCGGCGGTCATGATCGACCGGCATATGATCGAGCAAGTCTTGATGAATCTGATTTTGAATGCCGTCCAGGCGATGAAAGAGGGCGGCGTCCTCTCGATCCGGACCTGGGTCGAAGAGGGGATCTGTCTGGTGGAAATTCGAGACACCGGGTCCGGTATTCCGGCGGCGGTGCTGCCGAAGATTTTTGATCCGTTCTTCACGACCAAGCGCGAAGGTGAAGGGACGGGGTTGGGTTTGTCGGTGAGTCTCGGGATTGTTGAGCGTCATGGAGGCAAGATTCTTGTGGATAGTGAAGTCGGCAAAGGCACAGTCTTTACTCTTTGGTTGCCCGTCTCCCGCGAGCGGCAGCCGGTGGAGCGGGTTTCATGACGCCGCTTACGATTCTGATCGTCGACGACGAACCCTTGATGCGCTTGTCCATCGTCGATGCGCTTGAAGCGGTCGGTCATGACGTCTGCGCCGCGGCCACGGGAACCGAAGGGATCGAAGAGGCGCGCCGGCGGGAATACGATCTCGTGATCACCGATCTGCGATTGCCGGGCGCCGACGGGCTGGCGGTGCTGAAGGCAGCGAAAGAGGCGCGGGCGCAGACCGAAGTGGTGGTGATCACGGCGCATGGCTCCGTCGAAACCGCCGTGGGCGCGATGAAGCTCGGCGCCTTCGACTACATTACCAAGCCGTTCAAAATGGATGAGCTGTTGCTGATTGTCGAACGGGCGGGAACCGTGGTCGCACTTCGCAAAGAGAATCAGGATCTGAAGGAGATCCTGGAGGATAAGTTCAGTTTCGGCGGTATTCTCGGATCCAACACGAAAATGCGGGCGGTGCTGGACAAGATCAAGACGGTCGCGGCCACGGATTCCACGGTGCTGATCCTGGGCGAAAGCGGGACAGGGAAAGAGCTGGCGGCCAATGCCGTGCATCAGAACAGCCCGCGGCGGGACTATCCCTTGATCAAGGTGAGTTGTGCGGCCCTTCCAGAATCGCTGCTGGAGGCGGAGCTGTTCGGTCATGAAAAGGGCGCCTTCACCGGCGCGTTGCGTCAACGACGGGGCCGGTTCGAAATGGCCAATCGTGGCACCTTGTTCCTGGATGAAATCGGGGAAATCTCTCCGGTCGTGCAGGTCAAGCTGCTGCGTGTGCTCCAAGAGCGGAAGTTCGAACGGGTCGGGAGTAACCAGACGATCGATGTGGATGTGCGGCTGGTCTGCGCGACGCAAAAAGACTTGCGGAAAGAAGTGGCGGCGGGCCGGTTCCGGGAGGATCTCTTCTACCGTTTGAACGTCGTGCAGGTGGTGATTCCACCGCTGCGCGCGCGGCAGGAGGATATTACCGTCATCGCCGATCATGTGTTGCAGACCTGCTCAACCAAGATGAATAAGAAGCTGCGGGGATTTGCCCAGCCGGCGC is a genomic window containing:
- a CDS encoding sigma-54 dependent transcriptional regulator, with the translated sequence MTPLTILIVDDEPLMRLSIVDALEAVGHDVCAAATGTEGIEEARRREYDLVITDLRLPGADGLAVLKAAKEARAQTEVVVITAHGSVETAVGAMKLGAFDYITKPFKMDELLLIVERAGTVVALRKENQDLKEILEDKFSFGGILGSNTKMRAVLDKIKTVAATDSTVLILGESGTGKELAANAVHQNSPRRDYPLIKVSCAALPESLLEAELFGHEKGAFTGALRQRRGRFEMANRGTLFLDEIGEISPVVQVKLLRVLQERKFERVGSNQTIDVDVRLVCATQKDLRKEVAAGRFREDLFYRLNVVQVVIPPLRARQEDITVIADHVLQTCSTKMNKKLRGFAQPARELLLRYSYPGNVRELENMVERAVALGRDREPIQPSDLCGFQACPYLGGEPQESCGFCNEGLTGKPKKKEFSLTALSTAREAFEKDYILSVLERVEGSRTTASKILGLSRKALWEKCKRYGIPSARDEGEEE